One window of Nicotiana tomentosiformis chromosome 11, ASM39032v3, whole genome shotgun sequence genomic DNA carries:
- the LOC138901087 gene encoding uncharacterized protein yields the protein MAKIYKTVPQKEAASSSRTVGEKTVVEPRLEELVPEGRCLDVGYGSPSRELGQEPGLGKDAVMRPPSGDEEALPPISKSEKVIKRKRASDSEGQKPRKRAARKPKVNVISLTMESVLSLREEEEESDSGLVAHARASTDTQDTSVSVGVDTAPSKHDEVEKETLTQVPEPRRTEDILPRGKETIEETVDAGVRTELEAPQDGKGAQKDLLGAIECGDSPFFPSFSQSMIRDAQAVETGHGDGAHGEEDPFRCYFIEVEYVTVLSDLEASKKSSSEVGVPCLFNEAQQALNRDFVLHHEVFLQSQGELSRYEAEVQRLNKERDAFKLLNKQRKGELKGFRAELEASRKEQTEMVEQVKRIFEFNDIDLGVIDNSSVPQVEQKFNVIRQFHVEVDVVKSEAEEWKKNTDHLASKKETVRTQMASAEAQLRSLKEKSLVQAEKIEEFQSRLSSANSDRERSSNGQC from the exons atggcaaaaatatataaaactgttccgcagaaagaggctgcttcctcatctcggACAGTCGGCGAGAAAacagtggtggagccacgccttgaAGAACTTGTTCCCGAGGG CCGTTGCTTGGATGTCGGGTATGGTTCCCCATCTCGAGAACTGGGTCAGGAGCCTG GTCTTGGAAAAGATGCCGTTATGAGACCCCCATCAGGTGATGAAGAAGCTTTACCACCTATCTCAAAATCGGAGAAGGtgattaagagaaaaagggcctcggaCTCTGAGGGTCAAAAACCCAGGAAGAGAGCGGCTCGTAAACCCAAGGTGAACGTAATTTCTTTGACTATGGAGTCGGTCCTGAGtctaagggaagaagaagaagaaagtgattCTGGGCTGGTGGCCCATGCACGGGCTAGCACCGATACTCAAGATACTTCGGTATCGGTGGGAGTTGATACTGCTCCGTCCAAGCATGATGAGGTCGAGAAGGAGACTTTGACCCAAGTTCCCGAGCCGAGGCGGACCGAGGATATTTTACCTCGGGGCAAAGAGACCATCGAAGAAACTGTGGATGCCGGTGTGCGAACCGAGCTTGAGGCTCCCCAAGACGGAAAGGGCGCCCAAAAAGACCTACTCGGGGCAATAGAGTGCGGGGATTCCCccttttttccttcattttcccagTCGATGATACGTGACGCTCAAGCTGTGGAGACTGGTCACGGGGATGGAGCCCATGGAGAGGAGGATCCTTTCCGTTGTTATTTTATCGAGGTAGAATATGTCACCGttctgagtgacttggaggcttCGAAGAAGAGCTCGAGCGAAGTGGGAGTGCcttgccttttcaacgaagcccaacaggccctgaatcgg GATtttgtgcttcatcacgaggtgtTTCTCCAATCTCAAGGAGAGCTGAGCCGGTACGAAGCCGAAGTTCAAAGGCTTAAtaaggagagagatgccttcaagcttctcaaTAAGCAGAGAAAAGGAGAATTAAAAGGATTTCGGGCTGAGCTAGAAGCGTCTCGAAAAGAACAAACTGAGATGGTCGAGCAGGTAAAACGAATCTTTGAATTTAACGATATTGACTTGGGAGTGATTGATAACAGCTCGGTCCCGCAGGTAGAGCAAAAGTTCAATGTGATTAGGCAGTTTCATGTTGAAGTGGACGTAGTGAAGTCGGAGGCCGAGGAATGGAAGAAGAACACGGACCACCTCGCCTCAAAAAAGGAGACTGTCCGAACTCAAATGGCTTCGGCTGAGGCCCAActccgaagcttgaaagagaaaTCCTTGGTACAAGCCGAGAAAATCGAGGAGTTCCAATCTCGGTTGAGCTCAGCAAATTCTGATCGAGAGAGGAGTTCCAATGGCcaatgctga
- the LOC138901088 gene encoding uncharacterized protein, with protein MIEGLELARSLGAEVVVAKYDSLLVVNQVNGTFEVREDRMQRYLNKLQVTLHRFEEWTLQHIPREQNSKADALANLGLSVEDDELNSGTVVQLMRSVIKKGHAEINSTSLIWDWRNKYVEYFKNGKLTSDPKESRMLRTRAARFTLFKDGTLFKRTFDGPLAICVRAETGMDSSNKKPLGLKAHVAFFFP; from the exons ATGATTgaaggtctcgaactagctagaagcttgggagctgAAGTTGTAGTGGCTAAGTatgactccctcctcgtggtgaaccaagttaacgggacttttgaagtccgagaagatcgaatgcagagatacttgaaCAAACtacaagtgactctacatcgatttgaggaatggaccttgcaacatatACCCCGAGAACAAAATAGcaaggccgacgctcttgcaaacttggGTTTATcagtcgaagatgacgaactcaactcgggaactgtcgtacaactcatgagatcagtaATCAAAAAAGGTCACGCTGAGATAAACTCCACGAGTTTaatctgggattggagaaacaaatacgtagagtacttcaagaacgggaagcttacatcagatccaaaggaatcgagaatgCTGCGCACAAGGGCAGCACGATTCACCTTGTTCAAAGACGGAACACTATTcaaaaggacattcgatggaccattggcaatat GTGTTCGAGCAGAAACAGGGATGGATTCTTCAAACaagaagcctttaggtctgaaagcacacgttgcattctttttcccttag